The Gammaproteobacteria bacterium genome window below encodes:
- a CDS encoding FAD-binding protein, whose amino-acid sequence MARTPVTPSAAPRRRRLLAELGAILPAEAIVHDPAELGPYECDGLTMHRQLPMLVALPTESGQVRDIVRLCAREGVPLVARGAGTSLSGGAMPLADGILLNLSKMNRILAIDADNLQAVAQPGVTNLALSEAAAPHGLFYAPDPSSQQACSIGGNVAENAGGIHCLKYGLTVHNLQRLQVVAADGAVLEIGARAPDAPGYDLAALLTGSEGMLGIVVEVTVKLLPKIAAARLMLVAFGELEDASGAVADIIAAGIVPAGLEMLDNPAIRAVEAFVHAGYPTDAAAILLCELDGDPADIERQCAAVREICGARRARGIETADDEAHRQRLWAGRKASFPAVGRLAPDYYCMDGTIPRRRLSEVLRRIAQLSEKYGLAVANVFHAGDGNLHPLIMYDANKPGEAGRVESFGEEILAACVAAGGTITGEHGVGVEKLNSMCGQFTRAELEQFHRLKAAFDPDGILNPGKAIPTLRRCAELGAMHVHGGRTAHPELPRF is encoded by the coding sequence ATGGCGCGCACGCCCGTCACGCCCTCCGCCGCGCCGCGGCGGCGGCGCCTGCTGGCGGAACTCGGCGCCATCCTGCCCGCCGAGGCCATCGTTCATGACCCGGCGGAACTGGGCCCCTACGAATGCGACGGACTGACCATGCACCGGCAGCTGCCGATGCTGGTCGCGCTGCCGACGGAATCCGGCCAGGTGCGGGACATCGTGCGCTTGTGCGCGCGCGAGGGCGTGCCGCTGGTGGCGCGCGGCGCCGGCACCAGCCTGTCGGGCGGCGCCATGCCGCTGGCCGACGGCATATTGCTTAACCTCAGCAAGATGAACCGCATCCTCGCTATAGACGCGGACAATCTCCAGGCAGTAGCGCAGCCGGGGGTTACCAACCTCGCGCTGTCCGAGGCGGCGGCGCCGCACGGCCTGTTCTACGCGCCCGACCCCTCCTCGCAGCAGGCCTGCTCCATCGGCGGCAACGTCGCCGAAAACGCCGGCGGCATCCATTGCCTCAAGTACGGGCTCACCGTGCACAACCTGCAACGATTGCAGGTGGTCGCAGCCGACGGCGCCGTACTGGAGATCGGCGCGCGGGCGCCCGACGCCCCGGGCTACGACCTCGCCGCGCTGCTGACCGGTTCCGAGGGCATGCTCGGCATCGTCGTCGAGGTCACCGTCAAACTGCTGCCGAAGATCGCGGCGGCGCGCCTCATGCTGGTCGCCTTCGGGGAGCTGGAAGACGCCTCCGGCGCGGTGGCCGACATCATCGCCGCGGGCATCGTCCCGGCCGGGCTCGAGATGCTGGACAATCCGGCCATCCGGGCCGTAGAGGCATTCGTTCATGCCGGCTACCCTACCGACGCCGCCGCCATCCTGCTCTGCGAACTGGACGGCGACCCGGCCGACATCGAGCGGCAATGCGCGGCCGTGCGCGAGATTTGCGGCGCGCGCCGCGCCCGCGGCATCGAGACCGCCGACGACGAAGCGCACCGGCAGCGCCTGTGGGCGGGCCGCAAGGCGTCTTTCCCGGCGGTGGGCCGTCTCGCCCCCGATTACTATTGCATGGACGGAACGATCCCCAGGCGCCGCCTCTCCGAGGTGCTGCGCCGGATCGCCCAGTTGTCGGAAAAATACGGCTTGGCCGTGGCCAACGTCTTCCACGCCGGCGACGGCAACCTGCACCCGCTGATCATGTACGACGCCAACAAGCCGGGAGAGGCGGGCCGGGTGGAGTCCTTCGGCGAGGAAATCCTGGCGGCCTGCGTGGCGGCGGGCGGCACCATCACCGGCGAACACGGCGTCGGCGTGGAAAAACTGAACTCCATGTGCGGGCAATTCACCCGCGCGGAACTGGAGCAGTTTCACCGCCTCAAGGCGGCATTCGACCCGGACGGCATACTCAATCCCGGCAAGG
- the ubiB gene encoding ubiquinone biosynthesis regulatory protein kinase UbiB, with protein MNALIQGCRYFFRLLYVQRLLVRQGLDEILLAIPVLRRFSFARALFPWNWRRRPYAGSRGERLRGFLEELGPIYVKLGQILSTRRDLLPGDIAEELAKLQDRVPPFPSAQARKIIEAEYGKGLEEIFADFQDQPLASASIAQVHTAVTKDGREVVVKVVRPAIRARIETDLRFMYLIARFLERYWGDAKRLKPYNVVRELHRHLIDELDLMREAANASQLRRNFLDSELLYVPYVVWELTTSNVMVMERISGIPIGDREQLRAAGIDLRRVAEQGVEMFFTQVFRDSFFHADLHPGNIFVLPGADDRFRFALVDFGIMSSLSEGDLRYLAGNCMAFLDRDYQRIARLHVESGWVPQDTRIDAFESAVRTVCEPMLGRPVREISFGQLLLRLFQTARRFNMEILPQLLLLQKTIVNVEGLGRYLYPNLNMWDIVRPMLERWMRERMGLRRATRDLRRNMPLWLERLPDIPIRAMNIVNRLDRGALEVVDRSRNTERIVAHMERSQRATRRLGCGLALLVLAFFSLAADDDGFRRALANPWTAALLAAAGTALIASGRRGA; from the coding sequence ATGAACGCGCTGATCCAGGGCTGCCGGTACTTCTTCCGGCTGCTGTACGTACAGCGGCTGCTGGTGCGCCAGGGGCTGGACGAGATCCTGCTCGCCATACCGGTGCTGCGCAGGTTCTCCTTCGCGCGCGCCCTGTTCCCCTGGAACTGGCGGCGGCGGCCGTACGCCGGCAGCCGCGGCGAACGGCTGCGCGGCTTCCTGGAAGAGCTGGGGCCCATCTACGTCAAGCTGGGCCAAATCCTCTCCACGAGGAGAGACCTGCTGCCCGGCGACATCGCCGAAGAACTGGCGAAACTGCAAGACCGGGTGCCGCCCTTCCCCAGCGCCCAGGCCCGCAAGATCATAGAAGCCGAATACGGCAAGGGCCTGGAGGAGATATTCGCCGACTTCCAGGACCAGCCGCTCGCCTCCGCCTCGATCGCCCAGGTGCACACCGCCGTCACGAAGGACGGGCGGGAAGTCGTCGTCAAGGTGGTGCGCCCCGCGATCCGCGCCCGCATCGAGACGGACCTGCGCTTCATGTATCTGATCGCCCGCTTCCTGGAGCGCTACTGGGGAGACGCCAAGCGCCTGAAGCCGTACAACGTAGTGCGGGAACTGCACCGGCACCTGATTGACGAACTGGACCTGATGCGCGAGGCCGCGAACGCCTCCCAGCTGCGCCGCAATTTCCTGGACTCGGAATTGCTGTACGTCCCCTACGTGGTATGGGAGCTGACCACCTCGAACGTGATGGTAATGGAACGCATATCGGGGATCCCCATCGGCGACCGGGAACAGTTGCGGGCGGCGGGCATAGACCTGCGGCGCGTCGCCGAGCAGGGAGTGGAAATGTTCTTCACCCAGGTATTCCGGGACAGTTTTTTCCACGCCGATCTGCACCCGGGCAATATCTTCGTGCTGCCGGGGGCGGACGACAGGTTCCGTTTCGCGCTGGTGGACTTCGGGATCATGAGCTCCCTGAGCGAGGGCGATCTGCGCTACCTGGCCGGGAACTGCATGGCCTTTTTGGACCGCGACTACCAGCGCATCGCGCGCCTGCACGTGGAGTCGGGATGGGTGCCGCAGGATACCCGCATAGACGCCTTCGAGTCCGCCGTGCGCACCGTCTGCGAACCGATGCTCGGCCGGCCGGTGCGGGAGATCTCCTTCGGCCAGCTGCTGCTGCGCCTGTTCCAGACCGCCCGTCGCTTCAACATGGAGATCCTGCCGCAGTTGCTGCTGCTGCAAAAGACCATCGTCAATGTCGAGGGCCTGGGCCGCTACCTGTACCCGAACCTGAACATGTGGGACATCGTGCGCCCCATGCTGGAGCGGTGGATGCGGGAGCGGATGGGCCTGCGGCGCGCGACCCGCGACCTGCGCCGCAACATGCCGCTGTGGCTGGAACGCCTGCCCGACATCCCGATACGGGCGATGAACATCGTCAACCGCCTGGACCGCGGCGCCCTGGAAGTGGTGGACCGTTCGCGCAACACGGAACGAATCGTCGCGCATATGGAGCGCAGCCAGCGGGCAACGCGGCGCCTGGGATGCGGGCTGGCCCTGCTGGTGCTCGCGTTCTTCTCCCTGGCCGCCGACGATGACGGCTTCCGGCGCGCCCTGGCGAACCCCTGGACCGCGGCCCTGCTGGCGGCGGCGGGAACGGCGCTGATCGCAAGCGGCAGGCGCGGCGCCTGA
- a CDS encoding SCP2 sterol-binding domain-containing protein has protein sequence MPDAMAVALLEGLLNRALRLDREAAEELRALTGKTVRVELEDVGLRFTLRIEDTELRLFPPVREEEADLSMRFAAGALAAWLAAGAGGTVPGMQLRGSVELAGQLQGLCRRYEPDLEEPLSGLVGDWAAYRAVRAGKGTLRGARELLSRLSYSMREYLVHERGVLLDPGNAERFVRDTDRLRDAVEGLAARLDRLEAAAAERREAGRREAGRPKRPPSRPASGKRRRQ, from the coding sequence ATGCCGGACGCTATGGCGGTCGCTTTGCTGGAAGGGCTGCTCAACCGCGCCTTGCGGCTGGACCGGGAAGCGGCGGAGGAACTGCGCGCCCTGACCGGCAAGACGGTGCGGGTCGAACTCGAAGACGTGGGCCTGCGCTTCACGCTGCGCATCGAGGATACGGAGCTGCGCCTGTTCCCGCCGGTGCGGGAGGAGGAAGCGGACCTGTCCATGCGCTTCGCCGCCGGCGCGCTGGCCGCGTGGCTGGCCGCCGGCGCCGGCGGCACGGTCCCGGGTATGCAACTGCGCGGCAGCGTCGAACTGGCCGGGCAACTGCAAGGACTCTGCCGCCGCTACGAACCGGACCTGGAAGAGCCCCTCTCCGGGCTGGTCGGCGACTGGGCCGCGTACCGCGCCGTCCGCGCCGGGAAAGGGACGCTGCGAGGCGCGCGCGAACTCCTGTCCCGGCTGTCGTACAGCATGCGCGAATACCTGGTGCACGAACGGGGAGTGCTGCTGGACCCGGGCAACGCCGAGCGCTTCGTCCGGGATACGGACCGGTTGCGCGATGCCGTGGAGGGCCTCGCAGCGCGGCTGGACCGTCTGGAGGCGGCGGCGGCCGAACGCCGGGAAGCCGGGCGCCGGGAAGCCGGGCGCCCCAAGCGCCCGCCGTCCCGCCCGGCGTCCGGGAAACGGCGGCGGCAATGA